In Trifolium pratense cultivar HEN17-A07 linkage group LG7, ARS_RC_1.1, whole genome shotgun sequence, a genomic segment contains:
- the LOC123894414 gene encoding uncharacterized protein LOC123894414 isoform X2: MTEIQGFGGNKATYGRTEEDFGVFRKKEPMSGHEVVLKMIHMLTSISVQLNWTLFELKGNKNVLGEFHSGFMNNRERNGSTNRT, encoded by the exons ATGACCGAGATTCAAGGATTTGGAGGAAATAAAGCTACTTATGGAAGAACTGAAGAAGATTTTG GTGTTTTTCGAAAAAAAGAACCTATGAGTGGCCATGAAGTTGTTCTCAA GATGATTCATATGTTGACATCTATATCAGTACAATTGAACTGGACTTT GTTTGAACTAAAAGGCAACAAGAATGTATTGGGGGAGTTTCACAGTGGCTTTATGAACAATAGAGAAAGAAATG GTTCTACTAACCGAACTTAA
- the LOC123894414 gene encoding uncharacterized protein LOC123894414 isoform X3, translating to MSFVFLVCRLFLSPNQIITIVLDNLTQVNYEILSDKKIPHLLAMFSWFTRLFLRQDSQNQISSPINTFPCFIGAPI from the exons ATGTCT TTTGTTTTCTTGGTTTGCAGGCTTTTCCTATCTCCAAATCAAATAATTACAATAGTTTTGG ATAACCTGACACAAGTTAACTATGAAATACTGTCAGACAAAAAAATTCCACATCTTTTGGCAATGTTCAGCTGGTTTACAAGGCTTTTTCTTCGTCAAGACTCTCAAAATCAAATCTCTTCCCCCATCAACACTTTTCCATGCTTTATTG GTGCACCTATATAG
- the LOC123894413 gene encoding cell division control protein 2 homolog 1 has product MDQYEKVEKIGEGTYGVVYKARDRVTNETIALKKIRLEQEDEGVPSTAIREISLLKEMQHRNIVRLQDVVHSDKRLYLVFEYLDLDLKKHMDSSPEFVKDPRQVKMFLYQMLCGIAYCHSHRVLHRDLKPQNLLIDRRTNSLKLADFGLARAFGIPVRTFTHEVVTLWYRAPEILLGSRHYSTPVDVWSVGCIFAEMANRRPLFPGDSEIDELFKIFRILGTPTEDTWPGVTSLPDFKSSFPRWPSKDLASVVPNLDPAGLDLLSSMLCLDPSKRITARSAVEHEYFKDIKFVP; this is encoded by the exons ATGGACCAG TATGAGAAGGTTGAGAAGATTGGTGAAGGTACATACGGTGTCGTTTACAAGGCTCGTGACCGTGTTACCAATGAAACTATCGCGCTTAAGAAGATTCGTCTTGAACAGGAAGATGAAGGTGTTCCTAGCACCGCTATTCGTGAGATTTCTCTTCTTAAAGAAATGCAGCATAGGAATATCGTTAG GTTGCAGGATGTGGTGCACAGTGACAAGCGATTGTATCTGGTTTTTGAATATCTAGACTTGGATCTGAAGAAGCATATGGATTCGTCTCCTGAGTTTGTAAAAGATCCGCGACAAGTAAAA ATGTTCCTTTATCAAATGCTCTGTGGAATTGCTTACTGTCATTCACATAGAGTTCTTCATCGAGACTTGAAACCACAGAATTTGTTGATAGATCGCCGTACTAATTCACTAAAGCTTGCAGATTTTGGATTGGCTAGGGCATTTGGCATTCCTGTCAGGACATTCACACACGAG GTAGTTACACTGTGGTACCGAGCTCCCGAAATATTGCTGGGATCTCGTCATTATTCTACCCCAGTTGATGTTTGGTCAGTGGGATGTATATTTGCAGAGATGGCAAACCGACGACCTCTGTTCCCTGGGGACTCTGAGATTgatgaattatttaaaatattcag AATTTTGGGTACACCAACCGAAGATACATGGCCAGGAGTAACTTCATTGCCTGATTTTAAATCATCATTTCCCAGGTGGCCATCTAAG GACCTAGCAAGCGTGGTTCCAAATCTTGATCCAGCTGGTCTTGATCTTCTTTCT AGCATGCTTTGCTTGGACCCCAGCAAAAGAATTACAGCCAGGAGCGCTGTGGAGCATGAGTACTTCAAAGACATTAAGTTTGTACCCTAA
- the LOC123894414 gene encoding uncharacterized protein LOC123894414 isoform X1 has protein sequence MIITSSKFPSNSICKNTKTYGRRKKMTEIQGFGGNKATYGRTEEDFGYSHKSVFRKKEPMSGHEVVLKMIHMLTSISVQLNWTLFELKGNKNVLGEFHSGFMNNRERNGSTNRT, from the exons ATGATAATAACAAGCTCGAAATTTCCTTCCAATTCCATTTGTAAAAACACCAAAACCTATGGTAGGAGGAAGAAGATGACCGAGATTCAAGGATTTGGAGGAAATAAAGCTACTTATGGAAGAACTGAAGAAGATTTTGGTTATTCTCATAAAA GTGTTTTTCGAAAAAAAGAACCTATGAGTGGCCATGAAGTTGTTCTCAA GATGATTCATATGTTGACATCTATATCAGTACAATTGAACTGGACTTT GTTTGAACTAAAAGGCAACAAGAATGTATTGGGGGAGTTTCACAGTGGCTTTATGAACAATAGAGAAAGAAATG GTTCTACTAACCGAACTTAA